In Curtobacterium sp. MCPF17_002, one genomic interval encodes:
- a CDS encoding aromatic acid exporter family protein, whose product MNPVARLRSSSRTPFLQVVKTAVAVVAAVLLCRVLIDGPFPTFAAIAALLVVQPSINQSFVKGIERSAGVVLGVVLATGFHLLLGDSVWVVLLVIVLAILIAWALRLTPTSATQVGISGMLVLTAGVVTPNYSADRILETVLGAIVALIVNALIVPPVLLGPAHLAVARLARDTAVAFERIAIGLTEGWDQERWHEALLQARALRQQHARAEAALTAARESLTMNPRRGPHAQVLDEDIAIAEHLRVLVTRVTGMTRAIRDTATPDLRADPVVGSIATEVARIGADVRALGARSASELPDPAGAAASSAVADDIAFPPSQEPPSQEPALTAPIEVVRPNSRHWVLIGALLEDIRRVREELLGEDD is encoded by the coding sequence GTGAACCCGGTCGCGCGCCTCCGCAGCTCCAGCCGCACGCCGTTCCTGCAGGTCGTGAAGACCGCGGTCGCGGTGGTCGCCGCCGTGCTGCTCTGCCGGGTGCTCATCGACGGTCCGTTCCCGACCTTCGCCGCCATCGCCGCGCTGCTCGTCGTGCAGCCGAGCATCAACCAGTCGTTCGTGAAGGGCATCGAGCGGAGCGCCGGGGTCGTCCTCGGCGTCGTCCTCGCCACCGGGTTCCACCTGCTGCTCGGCGACTCGGTGTGGGTCGTGCTGCTCGTCATCGTGCTCGCGATCCTCATCGCCTGGGCGCTCCGGCTCACCCCGACGTCGGCGACGCAGGTCGGGATCAGCGGCATGCTCGTGCTCACCGCGGGCGTCGTCACCCCGAACTACTCGGCCGACCGGATCCTCGAGACCGTGCTCGGCGCGATCGTCGCCCTCATCGTCAACGCCCTGATCGTGCCGCCCGTGCTGCTCGGTCCGGCGCACCTCGCCGTCGCGCGGCTCGCACGGGACACCGCCGTCGCCTTCGAACGGATCGCGATCGGGCTCACCGAGGGCTGGGACCAGGAGCGCTGGCACGAGGCGCTCCTGCAGGCGCGGGCACTCCGGCAGCAGCACGCCAGGGCCGAGGCGGCCCTCACCGCCGCCCGGGAGTCCCTCACCATGAACCCGCGACGGGGCCCGCACGCGCAGGTGCTCGACGAGGACATCGCCATCGCCGAGCATCTGCGCGTGCTCGTCACCCGCGTCACCGGGATGACCCGCGCGATCCGCGACACCGCCACGCCCGACCTCCGTGCCGACCCGGTGGTGGGCAGCATCGCCACCGAGGTCGCGCGCATCGGGGCCGACGTGCGGGCGCTCGGGGCGCGGTCGGCGTCGGAGCTCCCCGATCCCGCGGGCGCCGCCGCCAGCTCCGCCGTCGCCGACGACATCGCGTTCCCTCCCTCGCAGGAGCCTCCCTCGCAGGAGCCCGCGCTGACCGCACCGATCGAGGTCGTACGGCCGAACTCGCGGCACTGGGTGCTCATCGGGGCGCTGCTCGAGGACATCCGCCGCGTGCGCGAGGAGCTGCTGGGCGAGGACGACTGA
- a CDS encoding aminoglycoside phosphotransferase family protein, whose amino-acid sequence MWPNHERVIPQAFAGSGTSVVAARAHSVEPSGNGYLYGYEVDTVDRNGQRATVLTYVDTGGTHDQNSAIVTDPATGDPVSVWAYPNDPGLPVLPQVTYRDAVAELLTTLGMPVTNPTLTVAAYRPGKRAVVRVDAPEGTVFLKVVRPHRVAPIEKSHEQFVAAGLPVPRVLSSRGDGLLVLERIRGVPAGSRILDIADDPRFVASLAALTGRIATVPMTQQARADAMDHADWHRRTLVAALPQDAEEIDGLYDAIGRRSIGWASTTKQVVHGDLHLEQVFVDEDEPWRISGLLDIDTAGWGFPVRDIGAVVAHLVVTGLWHRSRGDAERGAAAERLADAVARDWVARNPDQTDRIGPAIGAQLLAHAGGQATTGSANGIHTAEQLLAATQAALADAAPILPSGGLVRPRSAPQV is encoded by the coding sequence GTGTGGCCCAACCATGAGCGCGTCATCCCGCAGGCCTTCGCCGGCTCCGGGACCTCCGTGGTGGCCGCACGCGCGCACTCCGTCGAGCCCTCGGGCAACGGCTACCTGTACGGGTACGAGGTCGACACGGTCGACCGGAACGGGCAACGCGCCACGGTCCTGACCTACGTCGACACCGGTGGGACGCACGACCAGAACAGTGCGATCGTCACCGATCCGGCGACCGGCGACCCCGTCTCCGTGTGGGCGTACCCGAACGACCCCGGGCTGCCGGTGCTGCCGCAGGTGACCTACCGGGACGCCGTCGCCGAACTCCTCACGACGCTCGGCATGCCGGTCACGAACCCGACCCTCACCGTCGCGGCGTACCGGCCGGGCAAGCGTGCCGTGGTCCGCGTCGACGCTCCGGAGGGGACGGTGTTCCTCAAGGTCGTCCGTCCGCACCGGGTCGCGCCGATCGAGAAGTCGCACGAGCAGTTCGTCGCGGCGGGCCTGCCGGTCCCGCGGGTCCTGTCGAGCCGTGGCGACGGACTCCTCGTGCTCGAACGGATCCGCGGTGTGCCCGCCGGCAGCCGGATCCTCGACATCGCCGACGACCCGCGGTTCGTCGCGTCCCTCGCCGCGCTCACCGGGCGGATCGCGACGGTCCCGATGACCCAGCAGGCCCGCGCGGACGCGATGGACCACGCCGACTGGCACCGACGGACCCTGGTGGCCGCGCTGCCGCAGGACGCCGAGGAGATCGACGGGCTCTACGACGCGATCGGCCGGCGCTCGATCGGGTGGGCCTCGACCACGAAGCAGGTCGTGCACGGCGACCTGCACCTCGAGCAGGTCTTCGTGGACGAGGACGAGCCGTGGCGCATCTCCGGCCTCCTCGACATCGACACCGCCGGCTGGGGCTTCCCCGTTCGCGACATCGGAGCGGTCGTCGCGCACCTCGTCGTCACCGGCCTGTGGCACCGGTCGCGGGGCGACGCCGAGCGCGGCGCCGCGGCGGAACGCCTCGCCGACGCGGTCGCCCGCGACTGGGTCGCGCGGAACCCCGACCAGACCGACCGGATCGGTCCGGCGATCGGCGCGCAGCTCCTCGCCCACGCGGGCGGGCAGGCGACCACCGGGTCCGCGAACGGCATCCACACCGCGGAGCAGCTCCTCGCCGCGACGCAGGCCGCCCTGGCGGACGCGGCCCCGATCCTCCCCTCCGGTGGGCTGGTCCGTCCGCGGTCCGCACCACAGGTCTGA
- a CDS encoding DEAD/DEAH box helicase: MARSGTRRAAGGTRTASRRTRPLDNDGVIPVLARAVREVEAAAQRGPLKASNRSKFQAVALLMREERARVKADPELTDSQRAEQLKRLDGVATILAKTAARDTSVIQLLTEEASVGEATRTVKRDMMIAGGMELQPEDLVIAAEPSPTVESPVRSVLPQAVVQRQLANPFLPPDFALADQPVAHPRRLANWELFGPLFKSFEYGAGGGAATMALPEPETLHSRSGTTLMKHQAELIAAAAEGHRTFLLADEPGLGKTAQSLLAADAANAFPLLVVVPNVVKTNWAREAERWVPNHRATVIHGDGDDLDGFADIIIVNYEILDRHVGWLGNFGFKGMVVDEAHFIKNKDSQRSKFVLQLAEKIRQRTSAPLLMALTGTPLINSVEDFRSIWEYLGWIDDKKPRAKLMNELEEIGLTPADPGFFVEARKAVIDQGIVRRRKVDVAADIPARRVADIPVELDDEVGRSIRDAERELTAKLVKRYHQALDARTGQDPVVGIDHKLVRQVARWELEDQDASPTGENVFSMVRRIGRAKAQLAADYAAQLASNVGKVVFFAKHLDVMDQAEEVFARRGLRTATVRGDQTAAQRTAEIDSFVNDPDVAVIVCSLTAAGVGLNLQVSSNVVLAELSWTAAEQTQAIDRVHRIGQEEPVTAWRIIAAQTIDTKIAELIDSKASLAARALDGSDEEIVDSGDIQLDAMAALLTEALEG, encoded by the coding sequence TTGGCTCGATCAGGCACCCGGCGTGCAGCCGGCGGGACGCGGACCGCATCCCGCCGTACCAGGCCGCTCGACAACGACGGCGTGATCCCCGTCCTCGCCCGCGCCGTGCGCGAGGTCGAGGCGGCGGCGCAGCGCGGACCGCTCAAGGCGTCGAACCGCTCGAAGTTCCAAGCCGTCGCCCTGCTCATGCGCGAGGAACGCGCACGGGTCAAGGCCGACCCGGAACTCACCGACTCGCAGCGAGCGGAACAGCTCAAGCGGCTCGACGGGGTCGCGACGATCCTCGCGAAGACCGCGGCACGGGACACCAGCGTCATCCAGCTCCTCACCGAAGAGGCGTCGGTGGGCGAGGCGACCCGCACGGTCAAGCGCGACATGATGATCGCGGGCGGCATGGAACTGCAGCCCGAGGACCTCGTCATCGCGGCCGAACCATCCCCGACGGTCGAGAGCCCGGTGCGCTCGGTCCTGCCGCAGGCCGTCGTGCAGCGCCAGCTCGCGAACCCGTTCCTGCCGCCGGACTTCGCGCTCGCCGACCAGCCCGTCGCGCACCCGCGTCGCCTGGCGAACTGGGAGCTCTTCGGTCCGCTGTTCAAGTCGTTCGAGTACGGCGCGGGCGGGGGAGCGGCGACGATGGCGCTGCCGGAACCCGAGACGCTGCACTCCCGGTCCGGCACCACGCTCATGAAGCACCAGGCCGAGCTCATCGCCGCCGCGGCCGAGGGGCACCGCACGTTCCTGCTCGCCGACGAGCCGGGTCTCGGCAAGACCGCGCAGTCGCTCCTCGCCGCCGACGCCGCGAACGCGTTCCCGCTGCTCGTCGTCGTGCCGAACGTCGTCAAGACGAACTGGGCGCGTGAGGCCGAGCGCTGGGTGCCGAACCACCGCGCCACCGTCATCCACGGGGACGGCGACGACCTCGACGGGTTCGCCGACATCATCATCGTGAACTACGAGATCCTCGACCGGCACGTCGGCTGGCTCGGGAACTTCGGGTTCAAGGGCATGGTCGTCGACGAGGCGCACTTCATCAAGAACAAGGACTCGCAGCGCTCGAAGTTCGTGCTGCAGCTCGCCGAGAAGATCCGGCAGCGCACCTCCGCGCCGCTTCTGATGGCCCTGACCGGCACGCCGCTCATCAACTCCGTCGAGGACTTCCGCTCCATCTGGGAGTACCTCGGCTGGATCGACGACAAGAAGCCGCGCGCGAAGCTCATGAACGAGCTCGAGGAGATCGGCCTCACGCCGGCCGACCCGGGCTTCTTCGTCGAGGCGCGCAAGGCCGTCATCGACCAGGGCATCGTCCGACGCCGCAAGGTCGACGTCGCCGCGGACATCCCGGCTCGTCGCGTCGCCGACATCCCCGTCGAGCTCGACGACGAGGTCGGTCGATCCATCCGCGACGCCGAGCGCGAGCTCACCGCGAAGCTCGTCAAGCGCTACCACCAGGCGCTCGACGCCCGCACCGGTCAGGACCCGGTCGTCGGCATCGACCACAAGCTCGTCCGGCAGGTCGCCCGCTGGGAGCTCGAGGACCAGGACGCCTCGCCGACCGGAGAGAACGTGTTCTCGATGGTCCGACGGATCGGCCGCGCCAAGGCGCAGCTCGCGGCGGACTACGCGGCGCAGCTCGCGTCGAACGTCGGCAAGGTCGTGTTCTTCGCGAAGCACCTCGACGTGATGGACCAGGCCGAAGAGGTCTTCGCACGCCGGGGACTCCGGACCGCCACCGTCCGGGGCGACCAGACGGCGGCGCAGCGCACCGCCGAGATCGACTCCTTCGTGAACGACCCCGACGTCGCCGTCATCGTCTGCTCGCTCACCGCGGCGGGCGTCGGCCTCAACCTGCAGGTGTCGTCGAACGTCGTGCTCGCCGAACTGTCCTGGACGGCGGCCGAGCAGACCCAGGCGATCGACCGTGTCCACCGCATCGGGCAGGAAGAGCCCGTCACCGCGTGGCGCATCATCGCGGCGCAGACGATCGACACGAAGATCGCCGAGCTCATCGACTCGAAGGCGTCCCTGGCGGCTCGGGCGCTCGACGGGTCGGACGAGGAGATCGTCGACTCGGGCGACATCCAGCTCGACGCGATGGCGGCCCTGCTGACGGAGGCGCTGGAGGGCTGA
- a CDS encoding mycoredoxin, whose amino-acid sequence MSETITREAFVPEAGAVTMFTTTWCGYCARLKNQMTKAGVPYTEVDIEQTPGTAELVAEVNGGNQTVPTLVFPDGSTATNPSLAEVQSRI is encoded by the coding sequence ATGAGCGAGACGATCACCCGTGAGGCGTTCGTGCCGGAGGCCGGCGCCGTCACGATGTTCACGACCACCTGGTGCGGGTACTGCGCGCGCCTGAAGAACCAGATGACGAAGGCCGGCGTGCCCTACACGGAGGTCGACATCGAGCAGACGCCGGGCACGGCGGAGCTCGTCGCCGAGGTCAACGGCGGCAACCAGACGGTACCGACGCTGGTGTTCCCCGACGGCAGCACCGCGACGAACCCGTCGCTCGCCGAGGTCCAGTCGCGCATCTGA
- a CDS encoding helix-turn-helix transcriptional regulator, giving the protein MEPIQRVTAPTLDVLDAVLSSDGPVWGLLVIKATGRQAGTVYPILERLERQGWVRSSWDDDADRPGPRRRLYEFTADGVEAARGLLDARQTAEAAALATRPVRPGRSSGRTVTS; this is encoded by the coding sequence ATGGAACCGATCCAGCGCGTGACCGCACCCACGCTCGACGTGCTCGACGCCGTGCTGTCGAGCGACGGGCCCGTCTGGGGCCTGCTCGTCATCAAGGCGACCGGGCGACAGGCCGGCACCGTCTACCCGATCCTCGAGCGTCTCGAACGACAGGGGTGGGTCCGGTCCTCGTGGGACGACGACGCGGACCGGCCCGGCCCCCGTCGGCGACTCTACGAGTTCACGGCCGACGGCGTCGAAGCGGCCCGCGGGCTCCTCGACGCACGGCAGACCGCCGAGGCTGCCGCCCTGGCGACCCGACCGGTTCGTCCCGGTCGCTCGAGCGGCCGGACGGTCACCTCGTGA
- a CDS encoding CYTH domain-containing protein has translation MSDTHLEIERTYDLPEGGDLPDLIGVGGILRTDHQEPFELDATYWDTERYDLVASRVTVRRRTGGPDAGWHIKRSESDTIRHEQHFPLTEDADAVPDGVLAALFTERRGRGLRPVVRITTTRTVTRLLDEDGDQIAELADDQVTAQRLDDDAPETPRTWREVEVETVDGVDAQVAHELFAALDGRFAAVGAGPAAVSSKLARGLDGAPALRLRSTEKPDKGTAARALTKRLRKLRSTLLEQDSLLRSGGQADLRETAETAFGIAAVIGSYRPAFPATDEVDRAAEAAEGLAAVTARAALAEYLVDRLPRASTPAQDALVDAMTRERILAATRERRSVAVRDVVAFLHGEPFLELLDVLDDAVERPEPTAWALRSPKKVAQDVSAVEKPRVRELVRDAVGEDDETSAVLERETAAREATELAWRAATRARMAMDVLRDDAFPHALWRRIGDAADVLTERVRSLHALDVLRVHSGIAERGGEGTFGYGVLAGDRVRLAEESYDEAVQALNRV, from the coding sequence GTGAGTGACACGCACCTCGAGATCGAGCGCACCTACGACCTGCCCGAGGGCGGTGACCTCCCGGACCTGATCGGTGTCGGCGGCATCCTCCGCACCGACCACCAGGAACCATTCGAGCTCGACGCCACCTACTGGGACACCGAGCGGTACGACCTCGTGGCGTCGCGGGTCACCGTCCGCCGGCGCACCGGCGGCCCGGACGCCGGCTGGCACATCAAGCGTTCGGAGTCGGACACGATCCGTCACGAGCAGCACTTCCCGCTCACCGAGGACGCCGACGCCGTTCCGGACGGCGTGCTCGCCGCGCTCTTCACCGAGCGCCGTGGCCGGGGACTCCGTCCGGTGGTCCGCATCACGACTACCAGGACCGTCACCCGGCTCCTCGACGAGGACGGCGACCAGATCGCCGAGCTCGCCGACGACCAGGTCACTGCGCAGCGTCTGGACGACGACGCGCCGGAGACCCCGCGCACCTGGCGTGAGGTCGAGGTCGAGACCGTCGACGGTGTCGACGCGCAGGTGGCGCACGAGCTCTTCGCAGCACTCGACGGCCGTTTCGCAGCGGTCGGGGCCGGCCCCGCCGCCGTGTCCTCGAAGCTCGCGCGTGGACTCGACGGCGCACCGGCGCTCCGTCTCCGATCCACCGAGAAGCCCGACAAGGGGACCGCGGCACGCGCACTGACCAAGCGACTGCGCAAGCTGCGGTCGACGCTCCTCGAGCAGGACTCCCTGCTCCGCTCCGGGGGTCAGGCGGACCTCAGGGAGACGGCTGAGACCGCCTTCGGCATCGCCGCGGTCATCGGGTCCTACCGGCCCGCCTTCCCCGCGACCGACGAGGTCGACCGCGCAGCCGAGGCGGCCGAGGGCCTGGCGGCGGTGACGGCGCGCGCGGCACTGGCCGAGTACCTCGTCGACCGGTTGCCGCGCGCGTCGACGCCGGCCCAGGACGCCCTGGTCGACGCGATGACGCGGGAACGCATCCTCGCCGCGACCCGTGAGCGCCGGTCGGTGGCCGTGCGCGACGTCGTCGCCTTCCTGCACGGCGAACCGTTCCTCGAGCTCCTCGACGTGCTCGACGACGCCGTGGAGCGCCCCGAACCGACGGCATGGGCACTGCGCTCCCCGAAGAAGGTCGCGCAGGACGTGTCGGCGGTCGAGAAGCCGCGTGTGCGCGAACTCGTGCGCGACGCCGTGGGCGAGGACGACGAGACCTCCGCGGTGCTCGAGCGGGAGACCGCTGCGCGCGAGGCGACCGAGCTCGCGTGGCGTGCCGCGACCCGCGCGCGCATGGCGATGGACGTCCTGCGCGACGACGCGTTCCCCCACGCCCTGTGGAGGCGCATCGGCGACGCAGCCGATGTCCTCACCGAGCGGGTGCGGTCCCTGCACGCGCTCGACGTGCTCCGTGTGCACTCCGGGATCGCCGAACGCGGGGGCGAGGGCACCTTCGGGTACGGCGTGCTCGCGGGTGACCGTGTCCGGCTCGCCGAGGAGTCCTACGACGAGGCGGTCCAGGCACTCAACCGGGTGTGA
- a CDS encoding isochorismatase family protein: protein MTTALLVIDVQAGVVRPCLDGQQVVDRVDGLVRRARAEGVPVVWVQDEQDFPVDTDDWQLAAPLVRDASEPLVRKTYRDSFADTDLHVVLTDLGVSRLVVAGAQTDYCVRTTAQRAAAEGFDVTLVEDGHTTTDAEWRGAVVAAADIIAHTNMYWSGLRYPGRRFDVVPAATVAL from the coding sequence ATGACGACCGCGCTGCTCGTCATCGACGTCCAGGCGGGCGTCGTGCGGCCGTGTCTCGACGGGCAGCAGGTCGTCGACCGGGTCGACGGGCTCGTCCGACGTGCGCGAGCTGAGGGTGTCCCCGTCGTCTGGGTGCAGGACGAACAGGACTTCCCCGTCGACACGGACGACTGGCAGCTCGCCGCGCCGCTCGTCCGCGACGCGTCCGAGCCGCTCGTCCGGAAGACCTACCGCGACTCGTTCGCGGACACCGACCTGCACGTGGTCCTCACCGACCTCGGGGTCTCGCGGCTGGTGGTCGCCGGGGCACAGACCGACTACTGCGTGCGCACGACCGCGCAGCGCGCTGCCGCCGAGGGCTTCGACGTCACCCTGGTCGAGGACGGGCACACCACGACCGACGCCGAGTGGCGCGGGGCCGTGGTGGCGGCGGCCGACATCATCGCGCACACCAACATGTACTGGAGCGGGCTGCGGTACCCCGGACGCCGCTTCGACGTGGTGCCCGCGGCGACCGTGGCCCTGTAG
- a CDS encoding S9 family peptidase: MSSEHTQATPPTAAKRPVTRTHHGIDFVDDYEWLRDKESPDTLAYLQAENAHTDAETAHLGGLRDRIFAEVKNRVQETDLSVPVRMGDWWYFTRTAEGSQYGVHCRAPIAGPDDWTPPAVEEGAATLTGEQIVLDGNSLADGHDFFSLGTYDISDDGTRLVYGIDVEGDERYTLHVRDLSTGTDLGDEIPNTGSGATFDPSGRYVFYPTVDDSWRPDRIWRHTVGSSATDDVLVFEEPDDRYWVGVGVTRSSQYIVIELGSKITSEALVLDAADPTGEFQVVWPRRDGVEYEIEHAIVGGSDRFLVLHNDGAENFELVDVPADHPTSEQDRRVVVAHDAERRIESVDAFAGHLALEYRSEALPRIAIIPIEGDGYGDAHEVPFDEALFSAGLGGNPEWDQPTLRIGFTSFVTPSEVSDLDLATGEVTVLKRQPVLGGYDPADYVQERDWATADDGTRVPISLVWRRDAVEADQPAPLHLYGYGSYEHSIDPGFSVMRLSMLDRGVVFAVAHVRGGGEMGRHWYENGKTLTKKNTFTDFVAVASHLIDSGRTTADHLVAEGGSAGGLLMGAVANLAPERFAGILAAVPFVDALTSILDPDLPLTVIEWDEWGDPLHDPEVYRYMSEYTPYENVRDDVEYPRILAVTSINDTRVLYVEPAKWTAKLREVGAPVLLKTEMSAGHGGVSGRYDSWKERAFELAWLLDVLGLADVTPAAANANPIAAG; this comes from the coding sequence GTGAGCAGCGAGCACACCCAGGCCACCCCTCCCACCGCCGCCAAGCGGCCCGTCACGAGGACCCACCACGGCATCGACTTCGTCGACGACTACGAGTGGCTGCGCGACAAGGAGTCGCCGGACACCCTGGCCTACCTCCAGGCCGAGAACGCCCACACCGACGCCGAGACGGCGCACCTGGGTGGCCTGCGCGACCGGATCTTCGCCGAGGTGAAGAACCGTGTGCAGGAGACCGACCTCTCCGTGCCCGTCCGGATGGGCGACTGGTGGTACTTCACGCGCACGGCCGAGGGCAGCCAGTACGGCGTGCACTGCCGCGCGCCGATCGCGGGACCGGACGACTGGACCCCGCCGGCGGTCGAGGAAGGCGCCGCGACGCTCACCGGTGAGCAGATCGTCCTCGACGGGAACTCCCTCGCCGACGGCCACGACTTCTTCTCCCTCGGCACCTACGACATCAGCGACGACGGCACGCGGCTGGTGTACGGCATCGACGTCGAGGGCGACGAGCGGTACACCCTGCACGTGCGTGACCTGTCCACCGGCACGGACCTCGGTGACGAGATCCCCAACACCGGGTCCGGGGCGACGTTCGACCCCTCCGGGCGGTACGTGTTCTACCCGACGGTCGACGACTCCTGGCGACCGGACCGCATCTGGCGGCACACCGTCGGCAGCAGCGCCACCGACGACGTCCTCGTGTTCGAGGAGCCCGACGACCGCTACTGGGTCGGGGTCGGCGTCACGCGGTCGTCGCAGTACATCGTCATCGAGCTCGGGTCGAAGATCACGTCCGAGGCACTCGTGCTCGACGCCGCCGACCCGACCGGCGAGTTCCAGGTCGTGTGGCCACGACGAGACGGCGTCGAGTACGAGATCGAGCACGCCATCGTCGGCGGCAGCGACCGGTTCCTGGTGCTCCACAACGACGGTGCCGAGAACTTCGAGCTCGTCGACGTCCCCGCGGACCACCCGACCTCGGAACAGGACCGCCGCGTCGTCGTCGCGCACGACGCCGAACGCCGCATCGAATCGGTGGACGCCTTCGCCGGACACCTGGCGCTCGAGTACCGGTCCGAAGCACTCCCCCGCATCGCGATCATCCCGATCGAGGGCGACGGCTACGGGGACGCGCACGAGGTCCCGTTCGACGAAGCCCTCTTCTCCGCCGGCCTCGGCGGCAACCCCGAATGGGACCAGCCGACGCTCCGGATCGGGTTCACCTCGTTCGTCACGCCGTCCGAGGTGAGCGACCTCGACCTGGCGACCGGCGAGGTCACGGTCCTCAAGCGGCAGCCGGTCCTCGGCGGATACGACCCCGCCGACTACGTGCAGGAGCGTGACTGGGCGACCGCGGACGACGGTACCCGCGTGCCGATCTCGCTCGTCTGGCGCCGCGACGCCGTCGAGGCCGACCAGCCCGCGCCGCTGCACCTGTACGGCTACGGCTCGTACGAGCACTCGATCGACCCCGGCTTCAGCGTGATGCGTCTCTCGATGCTCGACCGCGGCGTCGTGTTCGCCGTGGCGCACGTCCGCGGCGGCGGTGAGATGGGCCGGCACTGGTACGAGAACGGCAAGACCCTCACGAAGAAGAACACCTTCACCGACTTCGTCGCGGTGGCGTCGCACCTCATCGACTCCGGTCGCACCACGGCCGACCACCTCGTCGCCGAGGGCGGCAGTGCGGGCGGCCTGCTCATGGGCGCGGTCGCGAACCTCGCTCCGGAACGGTTCGCCGGCATCCTCGCGGCGGTGCCCTTCGTCGACGCGCTGACCAGCATCCTCGACCCCGACCTGCCCCTCACCGTGATCGAGTGGGACGAGTGGGGTGACCCGCTGCACGACCCCGAGGTCTACCGCTACATGAGCGAGTACACGCCGTACGAGAACGTCCGTGACGACGTGGAGTACCCGCGCATCCTCGCGGTCACGTCCATCAACGACACCCGCGTGCTGTACGTCGAGCCGGCCAAGTGGACGGCCAAGCTGCGCGAAGTCGGAGCGCCCGTGCTCCTCAAGACCGAGATGTCCGCCGGACACGGCGGTGTGAGCGGCCGGTACGACTCCTGGAAGGAGCGGGCGTTCGAACTCGCCTGGCTGCTCGACGTGCTCGGGCTCGCCGACGTCACGCCCGCCGCGGCGAACGCGAACCCGATCGCCGCGGGATGA
- a CDS encoding Fic family protein, translating to MSIPSRIADASWTPDDDTALLLHRAGAALLELDAQHGAGLTALTGVLDRTEAVASSRIEEEAATLEDVARAVVGIRANTSATAMVRAGGAIDGLVSAAGSGRITETSVLDAHRSLMRDDPTDGRYAGRYRDVQNWIGGGCTPRLARYVPPPPELVPALMDDLFAFLHRDDLHPIAQAAIAHAQFESIHPFTDGNGRIGRALIAAVLRRRGLTRFVTVPIATALVAERDRYFWHLERFRDGRADEWVRDVAIAIGTVCDEATLTALLLDEVAVERSAGPCAEGVLAVVGRALDDDPVLTEDRLETLLHGDQGTVDTVTDDLCRAGVLRSVTERRRDRAWVTIAAAEELAAFGDRVHATVRQRANRVGW from the coding sequence GTGTCGATCCCGTCACGCATCGCCGACGCCAGTTGGACGCCGGACGACGACACGGCCCTCCTGCTCCACCGGGCGGGCGCGGCACTCCTCGAGCTCGATGCGCAGCACGGTGCTGGTCTCACAGCGCTCACCGGCGTGCTCGATCGGACCGAGGCGGTGGCGTCCTCCCGCATCGAGGAGGAAGCCGCCACGCTCGAAGACGTCGCACGGGCCGTCGTGGGCATCCGGGCGAACACGAGCGCGACGGCGATGGTCCGGGCCGGCGGTGCGATCGACGGACTCGTGTCCGCAGCGGGCTCCGGCCGCATCACCGAGACGTCCGTGCTCGACGCACACCGCAGCCTGATGCGCGACGATCCCACCGACGGCCGGTACGCCGGCCGGTACCGCGACGTCCAGAACTGGATCGGCGGCGGGTGCACGCCGCGACTCGCCCGGTACGTCCCGCCGCCGCCGGAACTCGTCCCGGCGCTGATGGACGACCTCTTCGCGTTCCTGCACCGCGACGACCTCCACCCGATCGCCCAGGCGGCCATCGCGCACGCGCAGTTCGAGTCGATCCACCCGTTCACGGACGGCAACGGGCGGATCGGCCGGGCACTCATCGCCGCCGTGCTCCGTCGACGTGGGCTGACCCGGTTCGTCACGGTGCCGATCGCGACGGCACTCGTCGCCGAGCGGGACCGCTACTTCTGGCACCTGGAGCGCTTCCGCGACGGGCGCGCGGACGAATGGGTCCGCGACGTGGCGATCGCGATCGGCACCGTCTGCGACGAGGCCACGCTCACCGCGCTGCTCCTCGACGAGGTCGCTGTCGAGCGGTCGGCCGGCCCGTGCGCCGAGGGTGTGCTGGCCGTGGTCGGTCGGGCGCTGGACGACGACCCGGTCCTCACGGAGGACCGGCTCGAGACGCTCCTGCACGGCGATCAGGGCACGGTGGACACGGTGACGGACGACCTCTGTCGAGCCGGAGTGCTCCGTTCCGTCACCGAGCGGCGGCGGGACCGGGCGTGGGTGACGATCGCCGCCGCCGAGGAACTCGCCGCGTTCGGCGACCGCGTCCACGCCACCGTCCGACAGCGGGCGAATAGGGTGGGGTGGTGA